One Erysipelothrix amsterdamensis DNA window includes the following coding sequences:
- a CDS encoding UDP-N-acetylmuramoyl-L-alanyl-D-glutamate--2,6-diaminopimelate ligase translates to MKLNKLVNTEFDCDIDHLVLDSRDRVKNGMFFCLKGLTVDGHQFARQAVENGAVAIVHSDDIDTIDGIVYIRVADVMTELHRVTDIFYNSPSKNMYVYGITGTNGKSTTMLTVRNILKRFGVNAGYIGTISVEYNDHKFAPSLTTPDIVELQSYLQDMRLEGVEEVCLEVSSQGLALRRVESIDFDNASFTNLTHDHLDYHKTMENYFEAKKMLFDNLKPSGFMVLNIDNEYGEILKNQNYSNVVTYGIENPNAHYRAQEIVLHEDFTEFTLIHEGKSYPVVTNFVAIFNVYNMLNVIAILHQRGYDIEKIIPELKDIEHVDGRQTMVTKGQPFRVIVDFGHAPDSMKNVYEFVRETQDDNARLITVFGAAGGRDTAKRPIMGHVASSYCDHVIITEHDNRDERVVDITQDIITGIESNNYEFVPNRTDAIEKALKMARPGDTVVLIGKGEEKFIYREHGSKEKWMGDEVCASLILEKLYGGKENEIK, encoded by the coding sequence ATGAAATTGAATAAACTTGTGAACACGGAATTTGATTGTGACATTGATCATTTGGTGCTTGATTCTCGTGATCGTGTTAAAAACGGAATGTTCTTCTGTTTAAAAGGCTTAACTGTTGATGGTCATCAGTTTGCAAGACAAGCAGTTGAAAATGGAGCTGTTGCGATAGTCCACTCCGACGATATCGATACTATCGATGGAATTGTATACATTCGCGTCGCGGATGTGATGACTGAATTACATCGTGTCACTGATATATTCTATAACAGCCCATCAAAAAACATGTATGTTTATGGCATAACGGGTACGAATGGAAAGAGTACGACGATGCTTACAGTTCGCAACATTCTGAAAAGATTTGGTGTGAATGCGGGCTATATTGGTACAATTTCTGTTGAGTATAACGATCATAAATTCGCCCCTTCATTAACAACACCTGATATTGTTGAGTTGCAATCATATCTTCAGGATATGCGATTAGAAGGCGTTGAAGAAGTTTGCCTTGAAGTATCAAGTCAAGGGCTTGCATTAAGAAGAGTAGAGTCCATAGACTTTGATAATGCATCCTTTACTAACCTAACGCATGATCACCTTGATTATCATAAAACGATGGAAAACTATTTTGAGGCTAAGAAAATGCTTTTCGATAATTTAAAACCTTCTGGCTTTATGGTTCTAAATATAGATAACGAATATGGTGAAATTCTTAAAAATCAAAATTATTCGAATGTTGTAACATATGGCATCGAAAATCCAAATGCGCATTATCGCGCTCAGGAAATTGTTTTACATGAAGACTTTACAGAATTCACACTCATTCATGAAGGGAAATCATATCCGGTTGTCACAAATTTTGTAGCGATATTTAACGTATACAACATGCTTAATGTCATCGCAATTCTACATCAACGTGGTTATGATATTGAAAAAATAATTCCAGAACTAAAAGATATCGAACATGTAGATGGTCGTCAAACGATGGTTACTAAGGGACAACCGTTTAGGGTGATTGTTGACTTCGGTCACGCCCCAGACAGCATGAAAAATGTTTATGAGTTTGTGCGTGAGACACAGGATGATAATGCGCGATTAATAACTGTATTCGGTGCAGCAGGTGGCCGTGATACGGCGAAGAGACCGATTATGGGTCATGTTGCTTCGAGTTATTGTGATCATGTAATTATTACAGAACATGATAATCGAGACGAGCGTGTTGTTGATATTACACAAGATATTATTACAGGAATTGAGTCCAATAATTATGAATTTGTGCCGAATCGTACGGATGCAATCGAAAAAGCTCTAAAAATGGCTCGGCCAGGCGATACGGTTGTTCTTATTGGAAAAGGCGAAGAAAAATTTATCTATCGTGAGCATGGCTCAAAAGAAAAGTGGATGGGTGACGAAGTATGTGCATCACTGATCCTCGAAAAACTATACGGAGGAAAAGAAAATGAAATTAAGTAA
- a CDS encoding DEAD/DEAH box helicase, which translates to MEFKDLGINEKILRALTEQGYEKPTPIQEQAIPTLLKHNDLIGLAQTGTGKTAAFAVPTLQNLKEKAFDRNGKRKIRALVLTPTRELAIQIQENFEMYGKYMDLRSTVVFGGVAQRYQVKALRNGVDTLIATPGRLEDLMSQGYIDLSQIEIFILDEADRMLDMGFINDVKRIIKKLPKKKQTLLFSATMPSEISSIAEMLLNNPTTVAVTPVSSTVETVEQSVYYVDQRNKTQLLIDVLENKSFDSVLVFTRTKRGADRVARDLCRSNINAVAIHGDKSQGARQRALSGFKDGTINVMVATDIAARGIDINELKYVVNYELPEVPETYVHRIGRTGRAGFSGAAISFCNFEEIPLLKDIEHVIQMRVPVIKSHNYPLLDKTIKDGKISKKKKAKLERIKAEESKTKKKPTKQRDSKSKGKPKKKEKELNGPYDWSNHASKKAKKQSQNGKKANGSRTRTKNQEQKTTNHRKKSA; encoded by the coding sequence ATGGAATTTAAAGATTTAGGTATTAATGAGAAAATTTTACGAGCGTTAACGGAACAAGGTTATGAAAAACCAACACCGATTCAGGAACAAGCCATTCCAACATTATTAAAACATAATGATTTGATTGGACTCGCTCAAACCGGTACTGGAAAGACTGCTGCTTTTGCGGTACCTACGTTACAAAATTTAAAAGAGAAAGCATTTGATCGTAATGGAAAACGTAAAATACGTGCACTTGTACTAACACCCACACGAGAACTTGCGATTCAAATTCAAGAAAATTTTGAAATGTATGGCAAGTATATGGATTTACGTTCAACTGTTGTCTTTGGTGGTGTTGCCCAACGTTATCAAGTTAAAGCACTCCGTAATGGTGTTGATACATTAATTGCTACACCAGGTCGTCTTGAGGATTTAATGAGTCAAGGCTATATTGACTTATCACAGATTGAGATTTTTATTCTTGATGAAGCCGATCGCATGTTGGATATGGGATTTATTAATGATGTGAAACGCATTATTAAAAAACTTCCTAAAAAGAAACAAACACTTCTTTTCTCTGCAACAATGCCTTCAGAAATTTCAAGTATTGCGGAAATGCTTTTAAATAATCCTACAACAGTTGCAGTTACACCGGTATCATCTACTGTTGAAACAGTAGAGCAAAGTGTTTATTATGTAGATCAACGTAATAAGACTCAACTTCTAATTGATGTTTTGGAGAACAAGTCTTTTGATTCTGTTCTTGTCTTTACACGTACTAAACGTGGTGCAGACCGCGTGGCACGTGATTTATGCCGTAGTAACATCAATGCAGTCGCAATTCATGGTGACAAGTCGCAAGGGGCCCGTCAACGTGCTCTGAGCGGATTTAAAGATGGTACGATTAATGTAATGGTTGCAACTGATATTGCGGCGCGTGGTATTGATATTAATGAATTAAAATATGTCGTGAATTATGAATTACCAGAGGTTCCTGAAACATATGTGCATCGAATTGGTCGAACTGGTCGTGCAGGTTTTAGTGGTGCTGCGATTTCATTCTGTAATTTTGAAGAAATTCCATTACTTAAAGATATCGAACATGTGATTCAGATGCGTGTTCCTGTAATCAAATCACACAACTATCCTTTACTTGATAAAACAATCAAGGATGGGAAAATTAGTAAAAAGAAAAAAGCGAAGTTAGAGCGCATCAAAGCAGAAGAATCAAAAACGAAGAAGAAACCGACGAAACAAAGGGATTCTAAATCAAAAGGGAAACCTAAGAAAAAAGAAAAAGAGTTAAATGGTCCATATGATTGGAGTAATCATGCTTCTAAGAAAGCAAAGAAACAATCTCAAAATGGCAAGAAGGCGAATGGAAGTCGCACACGAACAAAAAATCAAGAACAAAAAACAACAAATCATCGAAAAAAATCAGCATAA
- a CDS encoding PhoH family protein: MVTQTVNLNELEISLQQLVGIENKNISHIEKNYDVNIQARDAYLSIVGSEANVNETVTFIRLAASVIKRYERLDVQEFEYLFDVVRLNQTERFIEMMDEVLTRSYTGKPIRPKTLGQKVFIDAFKQSDLTFAIGPAGTGKTFLAVCYAVELLKKGEIQKIILTRPAVEAGENLGFLPGDLKEKVDPYLRPLYDALDDMLSPERVQRYMDKGVIEIAPLAYMRGRTLDDAMIILDEAQNTTKAQMMMFLSRLGRNSKMIVTGDVDQIDLPRHQASGLRIAQDYLSDVPEIRFVNLSHSDVVRHPLVIKILKKFAEGDRREQENTNNRR, translated from the coding sequence TTGGTAACTCAAACAGTTAATTTAAACGAACTTGAAATCTCACTCCAACAACTTGTTGGTATTGAGAATAAAAATATTAGTCATATCGAGAAAAATTATGACGTCAATATTCAAGCACGGGATGCTTATCTTTCCATTGTAGGTTCTGAAGCTAATGTTAATGAAACCGTCACATTTATACGACTTGCAGCCTCTGTTATTAAACGCTATGAGCGTTTGGATGTGCAAGAATTTGAGTATTTGTTTGATGTTGTGCGTTTAAATCAAACAGAGCGTTTTATTGAAATGATGGACGAGGTCTTGACACGTTCGTATACGGGTAAGCCCATTCGACCTAAAACTTTAGGTCAGAAGGTTTTTATTGATGCATTTAAACAAAGTGATTTGACCTTTGCGATTGGACCGGCGGGAACGGGTAAGACTTTTTTAGCGGTTTGCTATGCAGTCGAACTTTTAAAAAAGGGCGAAATACAGAAGATTATCTTAACGCGTCCTGCTGTCGAGGCGGGAGAGAACTTGGGTTTTTTACCTGGTGATCTGAAAGAAAAAGTTGATCCTTACTTAAGGCCGCTTTATGACGCATTAGATGATATGCTTTCTCCAGAACGTGTTCAACGTTATATGGATAAAGGTGTTATTGAGATTGCGCCATTAGCATATATGCGTGGTCGAACCTTGGATGATGCTATGATTATTCTTGATGAAGCACAAAATACGACTAAGGCTCAAATGATGATGTTTTTATCGAGACTTGGTCGTAATTCGAAAATGATTGTAACCGGAGATGTTGATCAGATTGATCTTCCGCGTCATCAAGCTTCTGGGCTTCGGATCGCGCAAGATTATTTATCGGATGTTCCAGAAATTCGCTTTGTTAATTTGTCACACAGTGATGTGGTTCGACATCCTTTGGTGATTAAGATTCTTAAGAAGTTTGCGGAAGGAGATCGTCGTGAGCAAGAAAATACTAATAATCGAAGATGA
- a CDS encoding pseudouridine synthase — translation MNSLNNIRLQKFIAMSGYCSRRKAEVLINEGKVKVNGIKVTEQGLKVSTEDRVMVNGILINVEEKKVYYILNKPRGIVSSANDDKDRESVVDLVPNDIRVFPVGRLDRETTGALILTNDGDFAYYMTHPKFDLSKIYRVSVRGRLSYEVTNSLKEGITIEGVEYKGVEIGRVKYDASKDKTQFSITLHEGKNRQIRKIFAHFGLPVLKLHRYQIGYLDIDDLKIGQYRELKPFEVKKLLLTAKGEI, via the coding sequence ATGAACTCTTTAAATAATATAAGATTACAAAAATTTATAGCGATGAGCGGATATTGTTCCCGTCGTAAAGCAGAAGTTTTAATAAACGAAGGTAAAGTAAAAGTTAATGGGATTAAAGTTACAGAACAGGGACTGAAAGTTTCGACTGAAGACCGTGTTATGGTCAATGGAATCCTTATCAATGTTGAAGAAAAAAAAGTATATTACATTTTAAACAAACCTCGTGGCATTGTATCAAGTGCAAATGATGATAAAGATCGAGAAAGTGTCGTGGATTTAGTGCCAAATGACATTCGTGTCTTTCCTGTAGGTCGTCTCGATCGCGAAACAACAGGTGCCTTAATCCTAACGAATGATGGTGATTTTGCTTATTACATGACTCATCCAAAATTTGATTTATCAAAAATATATCGCGTAAGTGTCAGAGGAAGACTTTCTTATGAAGTAACAAATTCACTTAAAGAAGGCATTACGATTGAAGGTGTAGAATATAAAGGTGTCGAAATTGGCCGCGTTAAATATGATGCTTCTAAAGATAAAACTCAATTTTCGATTACACTTCACGAAGGTAAAAACAGACAAATTCGTAAAATATTTGCGCATTTCGGACTTCCAGTATTGAAACTTCATCGCTATCAGATTGGATATCTTGATATTGATGATCTTAAAATCGGACAATACCGAGAGTTAAAACCGTTTGAGGTTAAAAAATTGCTTCTAACAGCAAAAGGTGAAATCTAA
- a CDS encoding sensor histidine kinase has protein sequence MLRKENKIQLLILVLLSVIALWSRTVVSILFLSLGMALLFILDTLNTKNKVETIKEDVEMVKKEATVQADYAYDRTVQLINAIPSPLVYIDQRGDFEVSNQYFDQLIHVDAKSVYDVKIDSPIRQTLLDAFLNEKQFVRQVSYQDVEFQVLSIPFLTEKRRYNGCMLIFQDVTRILEGEKMQKRFIADASHELRTPIASIKGMVEILNRPEFDDTETLEEFLKQIEKENNRLDHIVEDLLLQSRLKSNTVYLEKTVFNLKQFFDGLIYERRQELHQANIKVVLNCPSNITVYADQFRLSQVFLNLFNNAINYAENGRIKIQCDTDEDYVHIDFMDNGKGMEPDLIPHIFERFYRGEKDRSRENGGSGLGLAISKSIVEAHGGTINVTSKIDKGTTFTIKLTQN, from the coding sequence ATGTTGCGAAAAGAGAATAAAATACAGTTGTTAATTCTCGTACTTCTTTCAGTGATTGCTCTATGGAGCCGTACTGTTGTATCAATCTTATTTTTAAGTTTAGGAATGGCTTTGCTATTTATCCTGGATACGTTAAATACAAAAAATAAAGTTGAAACAATCAAAGAAGATGTTGAAATGGTAAAAAAAGAAGCTACGGTGCAAGCAGACTATGCTTATGATCGTACAGTACAATTAATCAATGCAATTCCATCACCTTTGGTTTACATTGATCAAAGAGGTGACTTTGAGGTGAGTAATCAATATTTTGATCAACTCATTCATGTAGATGCAAAGAGTGTGTATGATGTAAAGATTGATTCGCCGATACGCCAAACCTTATTGGATGCATTTTTAAACGAAAAGCAATTTGTTCGTCAAGTAAGTTATCAAGATGTCGAGTTCCAAGTTCTATCAATTCCTTTTCTCACTGAAAAGCGACGATATAACGGATGTATGTTAATTTTCCAAGATGTTACCCGCATTTTAGAAGGTGAAAAGATGCAGAAACGATTTATTGCCGATGCGTCTCATGAACTACGCACCCCTATAGCTTCGATTAAGGGGATGGTTGAAATTTTGAATCGACCAGAATTTGATGATACGGAAACATTAGAAGAGTTTTTAAAACAAATAGAAAAAGAAAATAACCGACTTGATCACATCGTTGAGGATTTATTACTTCAATCACGACTCAAGTCAAATACCGTATATCTAGAAAAAACCGTATTTAATTTAAAACAATTCTTTGATGGATTGATTTATGAACGAAGACAAGAACTGCATCAAGCGAATATAAAAGTTGTTCTAAACTGTCCTTCAAACATTACAGTATATGCTGATCAATTTCGTCTCTCACAAGTTTTCTTAAATCTATTCAATAATGCAATTAATTATGCAGAAAACGGTCGTATTAAAATCCAATGTGATACGGATGAAGATTATGTTCATATTGATTTTATGGATAATGGCAAGGGTATGGAACCGGATTTAATTCCGCATATCTTTGAACGTTTCTATCGTGGTGAAAAAGATCGCAGTCGTGAAAATGGCGGTAGTGGTCTTGGTCTTGCAATTTCGAAATCGATTGTGGAGGCACATGGAGGCACGATTAATGTCACAAGTAAGATTGATAAAGGTACAACCTTTACAATAAAGTTAACACAGAATTAA
- the rpsU gene encoding 30S ribosomal protein S21, protein MSRIVVKENEGLDDALRRFKRQVSRNGTLAEARKREFYVKPGVRRKLKSEAAQKARRKKRR, encoded by the coding sequence ATGTCGAGAATTGTAGTAAAAGAGAACGAAGGTTTGGATGACGCATTACGCAGATTCAAACGTCAAGTATCTCGTAATGGTACCCTTGCTGAGGCTCGCAAAAGAGAGTTTTATGTAAAACCTGGCGTACGACGTAAATTGAAGTCGGAAGCTGCTCAAAAAGCACGCCGTAAAAAACGTAGATAA
- the deoC gene encoding deoxyribose-phosphate aldolase yields MKLSKYIDHTLLKQNATEAQIRVLCDEAKEYDFMSVCINPGFVSLCSELLSGTDVKVCTVIGFPLGANTTEVKVFETKNALDNGADEIDMVINVSALKDKKYDLIENEIRSIKAACGENILKVIIETCLLEDDEIVKVCELAVAAGADFVKTSTGFSTGGATFEAVKLMKDTVKDQASVKASGGVRSQEDMESMIEAGATRIGTSSGVALVKNEVSQSDY; encoded by the coding sequence ATGAAATTAAGTAAATATATTGACCATACGCTTTTGAAGCAAAACGCTACAGAAGCACAAATTCGTGTTTTATGCGATGAAGCAAAAGAATACGATTTTATGAGTGTATGCATTAACCCAGGATTTGTTTCACTTTGTAGTGAACTTCTAAGTGGTACAGATGTGAAAGTATGTACTGTAATCGGTTTTCCATTAGGTGCAAATACAACTGAAGTAAAAGTTTTTGAAACTAAAAATGCTCTTGATAATGGTGCGGATGAGATTGATATGGTTATTAACGTCAGTGCTTTAAAAGACAAAAAATACGACTTAATCGAAAATGAAATTCGTTCAATTAAAGCTGCATGTGGTGAAAATATCCTTAAAGTGATTATTGAAACATGTCTTTTAGAAGATGACGAAATCGTTAAGGTTTGTGAACTTGCTGTTGCTGCGGGTGCTGACTTTGTTAAGACATCAACTGGATTCAGTACAGGTGGAGCAACGTTTGAAGCTGTTAAACTGATGAAAGACACAGTTAAAGATCAAGCTTCTGTAAAGGCTTCTGGTGGTGTTCGAAGTCAAGAAGATATGGAATCGATGATCGAAGCAGGAGCTACACGAATTGGTACATCATCTGGTGTTGCATTGGTTAAAAACGAAGTAAGTCAATCTGATTACTAA
- a CDS encoding response regulator transcription factor, translating to MSKKILIIEDEEGIRRLLRYDLKQMGFDVYSAKDGREGLEMALQGQYDVIIIDWMLPYYDGIELVTQFRSRGLKAILIMLTAKDEEADILEAFEAGVDDYLSKPFSPRELSARITAHLRRVDMNHELRRIEVGDIVINLDQHTVVVASNPVELTKKEFDLLIYLLQNENIVLTRDQILSEIWHFDYDGDTRIVDVHIFKLRTKLEDSNVKINSLRGVGYVAKRE from the coding sequence GTGAGCAAGAAAATACTAATAATCGAAGATGAGGAAGGCATACGCCGTCTGTTGCGTTATGACTTAAAGCAGATGGGTTTTGATGTCTATTCTGCAAAAGATGGCCGTGAAGGTCTTGAGATGGCGTTGCAGGGACAATATGATGTCATCATTATTGATTGGATGCTTCCTTATTACGATGGAATTGAACTTGTTACACAATTTCGAAGCCGTGGTTTAAAAGCGATCTTGATTATGCTAACCGCAAAAGATGAGGAAGCGGACATTCTCGAAGCGTTTGAAGCGGGTGTAGATGATTACCTGTCTAAACCATTTTCGCCAAGAGAACTTTCGGCGCGCATTACAGCACACTTACGTAGAGTTGATATGAATCATGAACTTAGACGAATTGAAGTCGGTGACATTGTCATTAATTTGGACCAACATACAGTGGTGGTCGCTTCAAATCCTGTGGAGCTTACGAAAAAAGAATTTGATTTGTTAATTTATTTATTACAGAATGAAAATATTGTATTAACACGAGATCAAATATTGTCAGAAATATGGCATTTTGATTATGATGGAGATACACGAATCGTAGATGTTCATATTTTTAAATTGAGAACAAAATTAGAAGATTCAAATGTTAAGATTAATTCGCTGAGAGGAGTTGGTTATGTTGCGAAAAGAGAATAA
- a CDS encoding ABC transporter ATP-binding protein, with product MIELTNINFKNILHYPTIKIVEGETTFITGPSGSGKSTLLKLINGTVDANEGSISLNGIKIEDYNRIELRRDYILCDQSVYLYEQSVRDNFHSFYNLREESLLTDSQINNFLELSCSSAHLDDSVISMSGGERQRIYIAICLSLARKAIMFDEPTSALDDLTADTLLKNMKTYCTQNHLDLIIVSHNSTLSEKYADHLVLISNLKEDDAHE from the coding sequence ATGATAGAACTAACAAACATTAATTTTAAGAATATACTGCATTACCCTACAATTAAAATTGTTGAGGGTGAAACAACTTTTATTACAGGACCATCGGGTTCTGGCAAATCAACACTCTTAAAACTTATCAACGGAACCGTTGATGCTAATGAGGGAAGCATTTCGTTAAACGGGATTAAAATTGAAGATTATAATCGCATCGAATTACGTAGAGATTATATTTTATGTGATCAATCTGTTTATTTGTACGAGCAAAGCGTACGCGATAATTTTCACTCGTTCTATAATTTAAGAGAAGAATCCCTCTTAACAGATTCACAAATCAATAACTTTCTAGAATTATCGTGCTCAAGTGCACACCTTGATGATTCTGTAATTTCTATGTCTGGTGGAGAACGTCAGAGAATCTATATCGCTATTTGTTTATCTTTAGCACGAAAAGCGATTATGTTTGACGAACCCACTTCAGCGCTTGATGATCTGACTGCGGACACTTTGTTAAAAAATATGAAAACGTACTGCACCCAAAATCACTTGGACTTAATTATTGTGAGCCACAATTCAACCTTGAGTGAGAAATACGCCGATCATTTAGTCCTAATTTCAAATTTGAAGGAGGACGATGCTCATGAATAG
- a CDS encoding RsmE family RNA methyltransferase, with amino-acid sequence MQQFFIESIEDLQLSADQLHQCRKVLRMQEGDSIRLVDHYGNGVIASFTDDTLTHLTIKDSIVWNDKKFKLRIVASLIRSERLEWMIQKACECGVDEIVLYQSQHGVVRDFGKRAERKMERLNLIAKEASEQSYRQFEVPVKGIVTLDDLPQYQSDLNLYADIGDEPHLIHTVCEDTKSITVLVGPEGGFSSDERSKFEAMGYRQVSLGDNVLRAETASIYICNIVSACEVIK; translated from the coding sequence ATGCAACAATTCTTCATTGAATCAATTGAGGACTTGCAACTCAGTGCAGATCAATTACATCAATGTCGAAAAGTACTTCGAATGCAAGAGGGTGATTCGATTCGACTTGTAGATCATTATGGCAATGGGGTGATTGCTTCATTTACAGATGATACGCTTACACATTTAACAATTAAAGACTCAATCGTATGGAACGATAAAAAATTCAAATTACGTATCGTCGCTTCATTAATTCGATCAGAACGACTCGAGTGGATGATTCAGAAAGCATGCGAGTGTGGTGTCGATGAAATTGTTCTTTACCAAAGTCAACATGGAGTAGTGCGTGATTTTGGAAAAAGAGCAGAACGCAAAATGGAACGACTTAACCTCATTGCGAAGGAAGCATCAGAACAATCTTACCGACAATTTGAAGTCCCCGTCAAAGGCATTGTAACACTTGATGATTTACCTCAATATCAGTCCGATTTGAATCTTTATGCGGACATTGGGGATGAGCCGCATTTGATTCACACAGTTTGTGAAGATACAAAATCCATAACGGTACTTGTCGGACCCGAAGGTGGTTTTAGTAGTGATGAACGTAGCAAATTTGAAGCAATGGGATACCGTCAAGTGAGCCTTGGAGACAATGTTCTTAGAGCTGAAACAGCAAGTATTTATATTTGTAATATTGTTTCCGCGTGTGAGGTGATAAAGTGA
- the scpB gene encoding SMC-Scp complex subunit ScpB, producing the protein MTDFAIIEGILFAFGEEGVDKEQLMLALGIDDEVFNNKIQDYKQSLMDSNRGLELVEFGSVYKLITKKELHEIISDMLEFNKNRQLSQAALETLAIIAYKQPITRLEIEEIRGVNSDMMCRRLEALDLIQECGRADSVGRPILYEVTNSFMDVFKLTSLKELPEIKIEMLEENNELFK; encoded by the coding sequence ATGACTGATTTTGCAATTATTGAAGGCATTTTATTTGCCTTTGGAGAAGAAGGCGTTGATAAAGAACAATTAATGCTTGCTCTTGGAATTGATGACGAAGTATTTAATAACAAAATACAAGATTATAAACAAAGTTTAATGGATTCAAATCGCGGATTAGAACTGGTTGAGTTTGGTTCTGTATATAAGCTAATTACAAAAAAAGAACTGCATGAGATTATCTCCGACATGCTTGAATTCAATAAAAACCGTCAATTATCTCAAGCGGCTCTTGAAACACTTGCGATTATTGCATACAAACAACCGATAACGCGGTTAGAAATTGAAGAAATACGCGGCGTAAATAGTGACATGATGTGTCGAAGATTGGAAGCGCTGGATTTAATTCAAGAATGTGGACGGGCCGATTCAGTTGGACGTCCAATACTCTATGAAGTGACAAACTCATTTATGGATGTATTTAAACTGACGAGTTTGAAAGAATTACCCGAAATTAAGATAGAAATGTTGGAAGAAAATAATGAACTCTTTAAATAA
- a CDS encoding ABC transporter permease, with protein MNSGIIELSIVQFSLIYLLLLIVLLIMKRANISQTRLLFTASIKMSVQLYLSGLILTYIFGNPHPLFVVLYLTSMVLFSTFRILKKNPRLNRKFKRVIFLCLMTSGLFVVAFFVGIIVRTSIFNPQYAIPVGGMIIGNAMNGLSLGIKTLTDTLDLERNKVETLLNLGVTPKKIMIPFVNQSLEMALLPTLNNMLNMGIISLPGMMTGQIISGTAPLTAIMYQTAIMIAITTGVALTTFTSLSMGYRTLISENEQINWYQ; from the coding sequence ATGAATAGCGGAATCATTGAATTAAGTATTGTTCAATTTAGTTTAATATATCTGTTGCTATTGATCGTATTATTAATCATGAAGCGGGCAAATATAAGTCAGACACGTCTGCTATTTACCGCAAGTATCAAGATGTCGGTTCAATTATACTTATCAGGTCTTATCTTAACGTACATCTTTGGAAACCCGCATCCACTCTTTGTGGTTCTTTATCTGACTTCGATGGTCCTTTTTTCAACCTTTAGAATTTTAAAGAAAAACCCCCGTTTAAACCGCAAATTTAAACGTGTTATCTTTTTATGTCTTATGACTTCGGGTCTCTTTGTCGTTGCATTTTTTGTAGGGATTATTGTTAGAACAAGTATCTTCAACCCACAATATGCAATTCCAGTAGGAGGAATGATCATTGGTAATGCTATGAACGGATTAAGTCTAGGTATCAAAACGCTTACTGATACACTTGATCTTGAACGCAATAAGGTTGAAACTTTATTAAACTTAGGGGTTACCCCCAAAAAGATTATGATTCCATTCGTCAATCAATCGTTAGAAATGGCTCTTTTACCCACCCTAAATAATATGTTGAATATGGGTATTATTTCCCTCCCCGGAATGATGACAGGACAAATCATATCAGGAACAGCTCCCCTCACTGCCATTATGTATCAAACAGCAATAATGATTGCAATCACAACTGGTGTCGCATTGACGACATTTACTTCACTTTCAATGGGTTATCGAACGCTGATAAGTGAGAACGAACAGATTAATTGGTACCAATAA